The proteins below come from a single Megalops cyprinoides isolate fMegCyp1 chromosome 5, fMegCyp1.pri, whole genome shotgun sequence genomic window:
- the LOC118777848 gene encoding AN1-type zinc finger protein 5-like isoform X1 codes for MAQETNQSPAPMLCATGCGFYGNPRTNGMCSVCYKEHLARQNNSPTSIMGVSSMSSPPSELNTVTADVPEANTASTEEPTSRAALFLPVTQQMTEMSISREDNVPSSQSEPTQPVVTQPSACGLPPSVGDGDEAKTAEIPKPRKNRCFQCRKKVGLAGFDCRCGNLFCGLHRYSDKHGCPYDYRAEAAARIRKDNPVVIADKIQRI; via the exons ATGGCCCAGGAGACCAACCAGAGCCCGGCACCCATGCTCTGTGCCACCGGATGCGGTTTCTATGGCAACCCCAGGACCAATGGCATGTGCTCAGTCTGCTACAAGGAGCATCTAGCAAGACAGAACAATAGCCCCACGAGCATTATGG GTGTGAGCAGCATGTCCAGCCCGCCCTCAGAGCTGAACACTGTCACTGCGGATGTCCCAGAGGCCAACACAGCCAGTACAGAGGAGCCaaccag cagggcggcgctcTTCCTCCCAGTCACACAGCAGATGACAGAAATGAGTATTTCCAGAGAGGACAATGTCCCGTcgagccaatcagagcccacACAACCAG TTGTTACTCAGCCCAGCGCCTGCGGCCTCCCTCCCAGTGTGGGTGATGGTGATGAGGCCAAGACTGCGGAAATCCCCAAACCCAGGAAGAACAGGTGCTTTCAGTGCAGGAAGAAGGTGGGCCTGGCAG ggttTGACTGCCGCTGTGGGAACCTGTTCTGCGGCCTCCATCGTTACTCTGATAAACACGGCTGTCCGTACGACTACCGGGCAGAAGCTGCTGCCAGGATCAGGAAGGACAACCCTGTCGTCATCGCAGACAAAATCCAGAGAATATAA
- the LOC118777848 gene encoding AN1-type zinc finger protein 5-like isoform X2 has translation MAQETNQSPAPMLCATGCGFYGNPRTNGMCSVCYKEHLARQNNSPTSIMGVSSMSSPPSELNTVTADVPEANTASTEEPTRAALFLPVTQQMTEMSISREDNVPSSQSEPTQPVVTQPSACGLPPSVGDGDEAKTAEIPKPRKNRCFQCRKKVGLAGFDCRCGNLFCGLHRYSDKHGCPYDYRAEAAARIRKDNPVVIADKIQRI, from the exons ATGGCCCAGGAGACCAACCAGAGCCCGGCACCCATGCTCTGTGCCACCGGATGCGGTTTCTATGGCAACCCCAGGACCAATGGCATGTGCTCAGTCTGCTACAAGGAGCATCTAGCAAGACAGAACAATAGCCCCACGAGCATTATGG GTGTGAGCAGCATGTCCAGCCCGCCCTCAGAGCTGAACACTGTCACTGCGGATGTCCCAGAGGCCAACACAGCCAGTACAGAGGAGCCaaccag ggcggcgctcTTCCTCCCAGTCACACAGCAGATGACAGAAATGAGTATTTCCAGAGAGGACAATGTCCCGTcgagccaatcagagcccacACAACCAG TTGTTACTCAGCCCAGCGCCTGCGGCCTCCCTCCCAGTGTGGGTGATGGTGATGAGGCCAAGACTGCGGAAATCCCCAAACCCAGGAAGAACAGGTGCTTTCAGTGCAGGAAGAAGGTGGGCCTGGCAG ggttTGACTGCCGCTGTGGGAACCTGTTCTGCGGCCTCCATCGTTACTCTGATAAACACGGCTGTCCGTACGACTACCGGGCAGAAGCTGCTGCCAGGATCAGGAAGGACAACCCTGTCGTCATCGCAGACAAAATCCAGAGAATATAA